In Azospirillaceae bacterium, a genomic segment contains:
- a CDS encoding MotA/TolQ/ExbB proton channel family protein yields the protein MTSRLIGTTLVGVVATVALLWFVVASGGNWRFYVNPEGLVIVLGGVVCVALLAFRGDEIRAALGALVGIVRDRDSIHTDVAELLEVARHLHEKRIQAADERAQRVGHPFLRLGLQMVVDGQPLEDLLQVMNWRIQKQMELEAGQSRFFRTLATFSPAFGLLGTLAGMVGMLKHLGEGDIGLIGGSMAVAMLATLYGLILANLVFKPIAIKLEQRTGRRVALLNVLLEGVVLTHLGRSPTLIQDSLDHYLRDAREEDWGGA from the coding sequence GTGACCTCCCGCCTCATCGGCACGACGCTGGTGGGGGTGGTCGCCACGGTGGCCCTGCTGTGGTTCGTGGTGGCGTCGGGGGGCAACTGGCGCTTCTACGTCAATCCCGAGGGCCTGGTGATCGTGCTGGGCGGCGTCGTCTGCGTCGCCCTGCTGGCCTTTCGCGGTGATGAGATCCGCGCGGCCCTGGGCGCCCTGGTCGGCATCGTGCGCGACCGCGACAGCATCCACACCGACGTGGCCGAATTGCTGGAGGTCGCGCGCCACCTGCATGAAAAGCGCATCCAGGCGGCGGACGAACGGGCGCAACGCGTGGGCCATCCCTTCCTGCGGCTGGGCCTGCAGATGGTGGTGGACGGCCAGCCGCTGGAGGACCTGCTGCAGGTGATGAACTGGCGCATCCAGAAACAGATGGAGCTTGAGGCCGGCCAGTCGCGCTTCTTCCGCACGCTGGCGACATTCTCCCCCGCCTTCGGCCTGCTGGGCACGCTGGCCGGCATGGTCGGCATGCTGAAGCATCTGGGCGAGGGCGACATCGGCCTGATCGGCGGCAGCATGGCGGTGGCGATGCTGGCCACGCTGTACGGCCTGATTCTGGCCAACCTGGTGTTCAAGCCCATCGCCATCAAGCTGGAACAGCGCACCGGCCGCCGTGTCGCCCTGCTGAACGTGCTGCTGGAGGGGGTCGTGCTGACCCACCTCGGCCGTTCCCCCACCCTCATCCAGGACAGCCTGGACCACTACCTGCGCGACGCGCGGGAGGAGGACTGGGGTGGCGCCTAG
- a CDS encoding OmpA family protein: MAPSDTDDPPPKPRHTARVFSSASVVLTNPPQGGQQTPSLAQPATRTRPSGRSGRLPGDRQHGTVPGRMPGEPAEESEEWVISYMDMVTLLMIVFLGMVAILGLNGRLKVRKDDAAEPGAGRVAVSADPVGAPARDMAKDPTAASVSSPTFPPIPPMPPPVKPADDVPLGSPPDTDANTPSGLPDAAPAEEATDAAKRLAQDLEAQNLPPDVQVTARGKGLSIEIKDRVLFASARADLGDEGQKLLSRLVPMLQSLKGMVTVEGHTDSNAINTARFPSNWELSAARAAAVVRMLINDGVPANRLRAVGYADTRPHDAGSDPAAPDHDRAADRRVTLIVETP, translated from the coding sequence GTGGCGCCTAGTGATACTGATGACCCGCCGCCCAAGCCGCGCCATACGGCCCGCGTCTTCTCCAGCGCCAGCGTCGTGCTGACCAATCCCCCCCAGGGCGGCCAGCAGACGCCGTCCCTCGCCCAGCCGGCGACACGCACGCGGCCCAGCGGACGCAGTGGCCGCCTGCCCGGTGACCGCCAGCACGGCACCGTGCCCGGCCGCATGCCCGGCGAACCGGCGGAGGAGTCTGAGGAATGGGTCATCAGCTACATGGACATGGTCACGCTGCTGATGATCGTGTTCCTGGGCATGGTGGCCATCCTGGGCCTCAACGGCCGCCTGAAGGTCCGCAAGGATGACGCGGCGGAGCCCGGTGCCGGTCGGGTGGCCGTGAGCGCAGATCCCGTGGGCGCCCCGGCCCGCGACATGGCCAAGGATCCCACGGCGGCGTCGGTCTCCAGCCCGACCTTTCCGCCCATCCCCCCCATGCCACCGCCGGTCAAGCCGGCGGATGACGTGCCCCTGGGCTCCCCCCCTGACACGGATGCCAATACCCCATCCGGCCTGCCCGATGCCGCCCCGGCGGAAGAGGCGACCGACGCCGCCAAGCGTCTGGCCCAGGATCTGGAGGCGCAGAATCTGCCGCCGGACGTTCAGGTGACGGCGCGCGGCAAGGGCCTGTCGATCGAGATCAAGGACCGGGTGCTGTTCGCCTCCGCCCGGGCCGATCTGGGCGATGAGGGGCAAAAGCTGCTGTCCCGCCTGGTGCCCATGCTGCAATCGCTGAAGGGCATGGTGACGGTGGAGGGGCACACCGACAGCAACGCCATCAACACCGCGCGCTTCCCCAGCAATTGGGAACTGTCGGCCGCCCGCGCCGCCGCCGTGGTGCGCATGCTGATCAACGACGGCGTGCCGGCCAACCGCCTGCGCGCCGTGGGCTACGCCGATACCCGGCCGCATGATGCCGGTTCCGACCCCGCGGCACCCGACCACGACCGCGCCGCCGACCGCCGCGTCACCTTGATCGTCGAGACGCCTTGA
- a CDS encoding rRNA large subunit pseudouridine synthase E gives MSRLILFNKPYDVLSQFSDGEGRATVKDFVDVPGVYPAGRLDRDSEGLLILSDDGPLIHRIADPKHKQPKTYWAQVEGVPDEAALNALRRGVTLKDGPTLPAGARLMEEPAALWPRDPPIRYRAAIPTRWIELTLREGRNRQVRRMTAAVGFPTLRLVRWAVGDWTLDGIAPGTWREVPLPASPRPQALKASRRSR, from the coding sequence ATGTCCCGGCTGATCCTGTTCAACAAGCCCTACGACGTGCTGTCGCAATTCAGCGATGGTGAAGGCCGGGCCACGGTGAAGGACTTCGTCGATGTGCCCGGCGTCTATCCCGCCGGGCGGCTGGACCGCGACAGCGAAGGCCTGCTGATCCTGAGCGATGACGGCCCCCTCATCCATCGCATCGCCGATCCCAAGCACAAGCAGCCCAAGACCTATTGGGCGCAGGTGGAGGGTGTGCCGGATGAGGCGGCGCTGAACGCGTTGCGCCGGGGCGTCACCCTGAAGGACGGCCCGACCCTACCCGCCGGCGCCCGCCTGATGGAGGAGCCCGCGGCCCTATGGCCCCGCGACCCGCCCATCCGCTATCGCGCGGCCATCCCCACCCGCTGGATCGAACTGACCCTGCGGGAAGGGCGTAACCGCCAGGTCCGCCGCATGACGGCGGCGGTGGGATTCCCCACCCTGCGCCTGGTGCGCTGGGCCGTGGGCGACTGGACCCTGGACGGCATCGCGCCGGGAACGTGGCGCGAGGTACCGCTGCCGGCGTCCCCCCGCCCGCAGGCGCTCAAGGCGTCTCGACGATCAAGGTGA
- a CDS encoding RNA methyltransferase, which produces MPDPHSAAAGDSTRRKPFRILGLPAVSALFAQDPDRVERLFFDDRMKEKVGAYCSTLAQARKVYRLLPPEEMEKVAGTPLHGGVVAVAAARPVLPFDLDAAQGWAAAREPLMILDGVGNPHNLGAIVRTCAFFGINRLVLSDHAEQALPSEAAYRVAEGGFEYVTLYQMARFVPSLRHLRQHYRIVGTALGDHPDPAVVLSQAGAKPAALILGNEEVGLPAMTVQACSQLVTLKGSGQVQSLNVSATAAILVHALAQRA; this is translated from the coding sequence ATGCCGGACCCCCACAGCGCCGCCGCCGGCGACAGCACCCGCCGCAAGCCCTTTCGCATCCTGGGCCTGCCAGCCGTGTCCGCCCTGTTCGCCCAGGATCCGGACCGGGTGGAGCGGCTGTTCTTCGATGATCGCATGAAGGAAAAGGTGGGCGCCTACTGCTCCACCCTGGCGCAGGCGCGCAAGGTCTACCGCCTGCTGCCGCCTGAGGAGATGGAGAAGGTGGCGGGCACGCCCCTGCACGGCGGCGTGGTGGCGGTGGCGGCGGCGCGGCCCGTCCTGCCCTTCGACCTGGACGCGGCCCAGGGATGGGCGGCGGCGCGTGAGCCGCTGATGATCCTGGACGGCGTCGGCAACCCGCACAATCTGGGCGCCATCGTCCGCACCTGCGCCTTCTTCGGCATCAACCGCCTGGTGCTGTCCGACCATGCCGAACAGGCCCTGCCGTCGGAAGCGGCGTATCGCGTGGCCGAGGGCGGGTTCGAGTATGTGACCCTGTACCAGATGGCGCGTTTCGTCCCCAGCCTGCGGCACCTGCGCCAGCATTACCGCATCGTCGGCACCGCCCTGGGCGACCATCCCGACCCGGCCGTCGTGCTGTCGCAAGCCGGCGCCAAGCCGGCCGCCCTGATCCTGGGGAACGAGGAAGTGGGCCTGCCCGCCATGACCGTGCAGGCGTGCAGCCAGCTGGTCACCCTGAAGGGCAGCGGCCAGGTGCAGTCGCTGAACGTCTCGGCCACCGCCGCCATCCTGGTGCACGCCCTGGCCCAGCGGGCGTGA
- a CDS encoding ChbG/HpnK family deacetylase, with translation MTATIVLNADDYGLSPGVSQGILDLIRQGRLSGTSCMTATAFWPDHAPWLAEVADQADIGLHLTLTDQQPAGPCRVLAPTGRFGSVGDLMARSLTGRLMGPGAQADIKAEIDRQLALFERHMGRPPAHVDGHQHVHLLPGVRGLLLDTIARRYPRGSVYVRDCSEPLTAILARGVDSAKTLIIATLAWGLRAEAARRGIPTNRGFRGVYDFGPTRDFPALMAKFLSPARDRTLIMVHPALPDDVLAGLDPVVTSRQVEQAYLAGGAFADLLERTGVRLGRLHESD, from the coding sequence ATGACCGCCACCATCGTGCTGAACGCTGACGACTATGGTCTGTCGCCGGGAGTTTCCCAGGGCATCCTGGACCTGATCCGCCAGGGCCGCCTGTCGGGCACCAGTTGCATGACGGCGACCGCCTTCTGGCCGGACCACGCCCCCTGGCTGGCGGAGGTGGCGGACCAGGCCGACATCGGCCTGCACCTGACCCTGACCGACCAGCAGCCGGCCGGCCCCTGCCGGGTCCTGGCCCCCACCGGCCGTTTCGGCAGCGTGGGCGACCTGATGGCCCGGTCCCTGACCGGCCGCCTGATGGGGCCGGGGGCCCAAGCCGACATCAAGGCGGAGATCGACCGCCAGCTGGCGCTGTTCGAACGCCACATGGGCCGCCCGCCCGCCCATGTCGACGGGCACCAGCACGTCCACCTGCTGCCGGGCGTGCGCGGCCTGCTGCTGGACACCATCGCCCGGCGCTATCCCAGGGGCAGCGTCTATGTCCGCGACTGTTCCGAACCGCTGACCGCCATCCTGGCTCGGGGCGTGGACAGCGCCAAAACCCTGATCATCGCCACCCTGGCCTGGGGCCTGCGGGCAGAGGCGGCGCGGCGCGGCATTCCCACCAACCGGGGTTTCCGCGGCGTGTATGATTTCGGACCCACCCGCGACTTCCCGGCCCTGATGGCCAAGTTCCTGAGCCCTGCCCGCGACCGCACGCTGATCATGGTGCACCCGGCCCTGCCCGACGATGTGCTGGCAGGATTGGACCCGGTGGTGACCAGCCGCCAGGTGGAACAGGCCTATCTGGCCGGCGGCGCCTTCGCCGATTTGCTGGAGCGCACGGGCGTGCGGCTGGGACGGCTGCACGAAAGCGATTGA
- a CDS encoding alpha/beta fold hydrolase, with protein MTSLSACVPTGRINAPLVAVTPVLTDRGFTARDGVKLPTQSWLPADGVPPRAVILALHGFNDYANSYDAPGRWWAENGVATYAYDQRGFGRNPNPGVWAGGDIMVRDLWDTAAALHARYPDTPLFLTGESMGGAVILSALAGHDLPTGFKGAILTAPAVWSRGTMPFYQRWALAVASWTVPWLAVSPPRGLVHVQASDNIPMMIALGRDPLVVKETRIDSLRGLTDLMDTAMAATPSFRVTSLVMYGQHEQLIPREPMTKALAHLPDLSQGGPRIAFYPTAWHMMLRDIHAQTVWQDILAWITDTSAPLPSGMDLNPEIPKLLAEGRRP; from the coding sequence ATGACATCGCTGAGCGCCTGCGTCCCCACCGGGCGGATCAACGCGCCGCTGGTGGCGGTGACGCCGGTGCTGACCGACCGGGGTTTCACCGCCCGCGACGGCGTCAAGCTGCCCACCCAGTCCTGGCTGCCGGCCGACGGCGTCCCCCCGCGCGCCGTCATCCTGGCGCTGCACGGCTTCAACGACTACGCCAATTCCTATGACGCGCCGGGCCGCTGGTGGGCGGAAAACGGTGTCGCCACCTATGCCTATGACCAGCGTGGTTTCGGCCGCAACCCCAACCCCGGCGTCTGGGCCGGCGGCGACATCATGGTGCGCGACCTGTGGGACACGGCCGCGGCGTTGCACGCCCGCTATCCCGACACGCCCCTGTTCCTGACGGGGGAAAGCATGGGCGGGGCGGTGATCCTGTCGGCGTTGGCGGGGCATGATCTGCCCACGGGCTTCAAGGGCGCCATCCTGACCGCCCCCGCCGTCTGGTCGCGCGGCACCATGCCCTTCTACCAGCGCTGGGCCCTGGCGGTCGCCAGCTGGACGGTGCCGTGGCTGGCCGTCAGCCCGCCGCGCGGCCTGGTGCACGTGCAGGCGTCGGACAACATCCCCATGATGATCGCCCTGGGCCGCGACCCCCTGGTCGTCAAGGAAACGCGGATCGACAGCCTGCGGGGCCTGACCGACCTGATGGACACGGCCATGGCGGCCACCCCCAGTTTCCGGGTGACGTCGCTGGTGATGTATGGCCAGCATGAGCAACTGATCCCGCGGGAGCCCATGACCAAGGCCCTGGCCCATCTGCCGGACCTGAGCCAGGGGGGACCGCGCATCGCCTTCTATCCCACGGCCTGGCACATGATGCTGCGCGACATCCACGCCCAGACGGTCTGGCAGGACATCCTGGCCTGGATCACCGACACATCCGCCCCCCTGCCCAGCGGCATGGACCTGAACCCGGAGATCCCCAAGCTGCTGGCCGAGGGACGCCGCCCATGA
- a CDS encoding ABC transporter ATP-binding protein — MPDTRAPDSRPHSSTPAENQPDLAVELRGLTKTYKATGKAPAKLALKGIDLAIPRGSVYGLLGPNGAGKSTMINILAGLVTKSGGTAKIWGIDIDQDARAARAAIGVVPQELNMDPFFTPRELLDLQAGLYGVPKAERQTDRLLEAVGLKDKANAYARTLSGGMRRRLMVAKAMVHTPPVLVLDEPTAGVDVELRQSLWAHVRELNRAGTTVVLTTHYLEEAQELCDYIAIVNHGQVVACDSTDKLLRTLDRKDLVAVVDRDLEAVPDTLSAFDVTLKGRQLTVQYPPSRVKVGEVLNAIAAAGLTIVDLSTKESDLEDIFLQLTRAPASPDGQH, encoded by the coding sequence ATGCCCGATACGCGCGCGCCCGATTCCCGGCCCCATTCCAGCACGCCTGCCGAAAACCAGCCCGACCTGGCGGTGGAACTGCGCGGCCTGACCAAGACCTACAAGGCCACGGGCAAGGCGCCGGCCAAGCTGGCGCTGAAGGGTATCGACCTGGCCATCCCGCGCGGTTCCGTCTACGGCCTGCTGGGCCCCAACGGCGCCGGCAAGTCCACCATGATCAACATCCTGGCGGGCCTGGTGACCAAGAGCGGCGGCACCGCCAAGATCTGGGGCATCGACATCGACCAGGATGCCCGGGCCGCCCGCGCCGCCATCGGCGTGGTGCCCCAGGAACTGAACATGGACCCCTTCTTCACGCCCCGGGAACTGCTGGACCTGCAGGCCGGCCTCTATGGCGTGCCCAAGGCGGAACGCCAGACCGACCGCCTGCTGGAAGCGGTGGGCCTGAAGGACAAGGCCAACGCCTACGCCCGCACCCTGTCGGGCGGCATGCGCCGCCGCCTGATGGTGGCCAAGGCCATGGTGCACACCCCGCCGGTGCTGGTGCTGGACGAACCCACCGCCGGCGTGGACGTGGAACTGCGCCAATCCTTGTGGGCCCATGTGCGCGAACTGAACCGCGCCGGCACCACCGTGGTCCTAACCACCCACTACCTGGAAGAAGCCCAGGAACTGTGTGATTACATCGCCATCGTCAACCATGGCCAGGTGGTGGCCTGCGACAGCACCGACAAGCTGCTGCGCACCCTGGACCGCAAGGATCTGGTGGCGGTAGTGGACCGTGACCTGGAGGCGGTGCCCGACACCCTGTCGGCCTTCGATGTCACCCTGAAGGGCCGGCAACTGACGGTGCAGTACCCGCCCAGCCGGGTGAAGGTGGGCGAGGTGCTGAACGCCATCGCCGCCGCCGGCCTGACCATCGTCGATCTCAGCACCAAGGAATCGGACCTGGAGGACATCTTCCTTCAGCTGACCCGCGCGCCCGCCAGCCCTGATGGCCAGCACTGA
- a CDS encoding zinc-finger domain-containing protein, producing the protein MQPIETIYVDTPSVGCDGGGGALGHPLVYLTMEKKGEIDCPYCGRHYILSEAGKAAGGHGH; encoded by the coding sequence ATGCAGCCGATTGAGACGATCTATGTCGATACCCCGTCCGTCGGGTGCGATGGGGGCGGCGGCGCCCTGGGCCATCCGCTGGTCTACCTGACCATGGAAAAGAAGGGCGAGATCGACTGCCCCTACTGCGGCCGTCACTACATCCTGTCCGAGGCCGGCAAGGCCGCCGGCGGACACGGCCATTAA
- a CDS encoding MmcB family DNA repair protein, with amino-acid sequence MTLPPDDGAEADFVIPATVPPFFGRPGMERALLLARGVRRMLVHRGMRSMLEVPLANNRRADILALSGDGTVTIVEIKSSVADFRADHKWGDYLEFCDRFYFAVGEDFPQELIPEECGLIVADGYGAEILREGPEVKLNAARRKTLLLRVAMQAFQRLHQVEDPRPTAL; translated from the coding sequence ATGACCCTTCCGCCCGATGACGGTGCCGAGGCCGATTTCGTCATTCCCGCCACCGTGCCCCCCTTCTTCGGGCGGCCCGGCATGGAACGCGCCTTGCTGCTGGCGCGCGGGGTGCGCCGCATGCTGGTCCACCGCGGCATGCGTTCGATGCTGGAGGTGCCGCTGGCCAACAACCGCCGCGCCGACATCCTGGCGCTCAGCGGCGACGGCACCGTCACCATCGTGGAGATCAAAAGCTCCGTCGCCGATTTCCGCGCCGACCACAAATGGGGCGACTACCTGGAATTCTGCGACCGTTTCTATTTCGCCGTGGGCGAGGATTTTCCCCAGGAACTGATCCCCGAGGAGTGCGGGCTGATCGTCGCCGACGGCTATGGCGCTGAAATCCTGCGCGAGGGGCCCGAGGTCAAGCTGAACGCCGCCCGGCGCAAGACCCTGCTGCTGCGCGTCGCCATGCAGGCCTTCCAACGCCTGCACCAGGTGGAGGATCCACGGCCGACGGCTCTTTGA
- the acs gene encoding acetate--CoA ligase has translation MSNNTLFPVPEAVAADAWVDATKYQQMYDRSISDPDGFWGEHGKRLHWMTPYTKVKNTSFTGDVSIRWFEDGVLNACANCVDRHLPARADQTAILWEGDSPSEHKHITYSEVYENVTRLANVLKARGVKKGDRVTIYLPMIPEAAYAMLACARIGAVHSVVFGGFSPDSLKDRVLDCGSTVVITADEGLRGGRKVGLKVNADQALKSCPDVDTVIVVRRTGGAVAWVEGRDVWYHEAVAAASNDCPPEPMNAEDPLFILYTSGSTGKPKGVLHTTGGYLVYAAMTHQYVFDYHEGDIYWCTADVGWVTGHSYILYGPLANGAITLMFEGVPNYPDSGRFWEVIDKHKVNIFYTAPTAIRALMREGEGPVKRHSRKSLRLLGSVGEPINPEAWLWYHAVVGDDRCPIVDTWWQTETGGILITPLPGATNLKPGSATLPFFGVKPMIVDNDGHPLEGATEGNLCIADSWPGQMRTVFGDHERFKQTYFSTFKGKYFTGDGCRRDEDGYYWITGRVDDVINVSGHRLGTAEVESALVSHPKVAEAAVVGYPHDIKGQGIYAYVTLNAGENPTETLRKELVAWVRKEIGPIATPDLIQFASGLPKTRSGKIMRRILRKIAANEHEALGDTSTLADPAVVTDLVDSRMNRG, from the coding sequence ATGAGCAACAACACCCTGTTCCCCGTTCCCGAAGCGGTGGCCGCCGACGCCTGGGTCGATGCGACCAAGTACCAGCAGATGTACGACCGCTCCATCAGCGACCCGGATGGCTTCTGGGGCGAACACGGCAAGCGCCTGCACTGGATGACGCCCTACACCAAGGTGAAGAACACCAGCTTCACCGGCGACGTTTCCATCCGCTGGTTCGAGGACGGCGTGCTGAACGCCTGCGCCAACTGCGTGGATCGCCACCTGCCGGCCCGCGCCGACCAGACCGCCATCCTGTGGGAGGGCGACAGCCCGTCCGAACACAAGCACATCACCTATTCCGAGGTGTACGAGAACGTCACCCGCCTGGCCAACGTGCTGAAGGCGCGCGGCGTCAAGAAGGGCGACCGGGTCACCATCTACCTGCCCATGATCCCCGAGGCCGCCTACGCCATGCTGGCCTGCGCCCGCATCGGTGCCGTGCATTCCGTGGTGTTCGGCGGCTTTTCGCCCGACAGCCTGAAGGATCGCGTGCTGGACTGCGGCAGCACCGTGGTGATCACGGCGGATGAGGGCCTGCGCGGCGGCCGCAAGGTCGGCCTGAAGGTCAATGCCGACCAGGCGCTGAAGTCCTGCCCGGACGTGGACACCGTCATCGTCGTGCGCCGCACCGGTGGCGCCGTCGCCTGGGTGGAGGGCCGCGACGTCTGGTACCATGAGGCGGTCGCCGCCGCCTCCAACGATTGCCCGCCGGAGCCGATGAACGCGGAAGACCCGCTGTTCATCCTCTACACCTCCGGTTCCACCGGCAAGCCCAAGGGCGTGCTGCACACCACCGGCGGCTATCTGGTCTACGCCGCCATGACCCACCAGTACGTCTTCGACTATCACGAGGGTGACATCTACTGGTGCACGGCCGACGTAGGCTGGGTCACCGGCCATAGCTACATCCTGTACGGACCGCTGGCCAATGGCGCCATCACCCTGATGTTCGAGGGCGTGCCCAACTATCCGGACAGCGGCCGGTTCTGGGAGGTGATCGACAAGCACAAGGTCAACATTTTCTACACCGCCCCCACCGCCATCCGCGCCCTGATGCGTGAGGGCGAGGGCCCGGTGAAGCGCCACAGCCGCAAGAGCCTGCGCCTGCTGGGATCGGTGGGCGAACCCATCAACCCCGAGGCCTGGCTGTGGTACCACGCGGTGGTGGGCGATGATCGTTGCCCCATCGTCGACACCTGGTGGCAGACGGAAACGGGCGGCATCCTGATCACCCCCCTGCCCGGCGCCACCAACCTGAAGCCGGGATCGGCCACCCTGCCGTTCTTCGGGGTCAAGCCAATGATCGTCGATAACGACGGCCACCCGCTGGAAGGGGCGACGGAGGGCAACCTCTGCATCGCCGACAGCTGGCCCGGCCAGATGCGCACCGTGTTCGGCGACCATGAGCGCTTCAAGCAGACCTACTTCAGCACCTTCAAGGGCAAGTACTTCACCGGCGACGGCTGCCGCCGGGATGAGGACGGCTATTACTGGATCACCGGCCGCGTGGACGACGTCATCAACGTCTCCGGCCATCGCCTGGGCACGGCCGAGGTGGAAAGCGCGCTGGTGTCCCACCCCAAGGTGGCCGAGGCCGCCGTGGTGGGCTACCCGCACGACATCAAGGGCCAGGGCATCTACGCCTATGTGACGCTGAACGCCGGGGAGAACCCGACCGAGACGTTGCGCAAGGAACTGGTGGCCTGGGTGCGCAAGGAGATCGGGCCCATCGCCACGCCCGACCTGATCCAGTTCGCCTCGGGCCTGCCCAAGACCCGGTCGGGCAAGATCATGCGCCGCATCCTGCGCAAGATCGCCGCCAACGAGCATGAGGCGCTGGGCGACACCAGCACCCTGGCCGATCCCGCCGTGGTCACCGACCTGGTGGACAGCCGCATGAACCGCGGCTGA
- a CDS encoding Rieske (2Fe-2S) protein, whose product MTIPHPLCRLDDIPDGQAKGISWGVGSAREDILVVRRGDAAYGYRNRCPHVGTSLDWTPGQFMSADGRHLHCATHGALFRVEDGFCVHGPCAGRSLSAVPVRVQDGAVLLVEPI is encoded by the coding sequence ATGACGATCCCCCATCCCCTCTGCCGCCTGGACGACATTCCCGACGGGCAGGCCAAGGGGATCAGCTGGGGTGTGGGCAGCGCGCGCGAGGATATCCTGGTGGTCCGGCGGGGCGATGCGGCCTACGGCTACCGCAACCGCTGCCCCCATGTCGGCACCAGCCTGGACTGGACGCCGGGCCAATTCATGAGCGCCGACGGCCGCCACCTGCACTGCGCCACCCACGGCGCGTTGTTCCGGGTGGAGGATGGGTTCTGCGTCCACGGCCCCTGCGCCGGGCGCAGCCTGTCAGCCGTGCCGGTACGCGTGCAGGACGGTGCCGTCCTGCTGGTTGAGCCTATTTAA
- a CDS encoding EVE domain-containing protein yields MAHWLVKSEPFKYSWEKFVADGRTHWDGVRNYQAANNLKAMKVGDRAFFYHSNEGLEIVGIAEIVREAYPDPSDESGRFVMVDLKPVVPVKTPLTLKDIKADPDLSTMALVRQSRLSVCPITDAEWDLACQRMGVTA; encoded by the coding sequence ATGGCCCACTGGTTGGTGAAATCGGAACCGTTCAAGTATTCCTGGGAAAAGTTCGTGGCGGACGGCCGCACCCATTGGGACGGCGTGCGCAACTATCAGGCCGCCAACAACCTGAAGGCCATGAAGGTGGGCGACCGCGCCTTCTTCTATCATTCCAACGAGGGGCTGGAGATCGTCGGCATCGCCGAGATCGTGCGCGAAGCCTACCCCGACCCGTCGGATGAAAGCGGCCGCTTCGTCATGGTGGATCTGAAGCCGGTGGTGCCAGTGAAAACGCCCCTGACCCTGAAGGACATCAAGGCCGACCCGGACCTGTCCACCATGGCCCTGGTGCGCCAGTCGCGCCTGTCCGTCTGCCCCATCACCGACGCCGAATGGGACCTGGCCTGCCAGCGCATGGGCGTCACGGCCTGA
- a CDS encoding YciI family protein translates to MHFAIECTDKPGSLDLRVATRPAHIEYLDSQVAHIACAGPILDAEGKNPVGSLLVVEFPDLAAAQAFADADPYAEAGLFANVTIRPFRLVYPKA, encoded by the coding sequence ATGCATTTCGCCATCGAATGCACCGACAAGCCCGGTAGCCTGGACCTGCGCGTCGCCACCCGCCCGGCCCATATCGAATACCTGGACAGCCAGGTGGCCCACATCGCCTGCGCCGGCCCCATCCTGGACGCCGAGGGCAAGAACCCCGTGGGCAGCCTGCTGGTGGTGGAGTTCCCCGACCTGGCCGCCGCCCAGGCCTTCGCCGACGCCGACCCGTATGCCGAGGCGGGTCTTTTCGCCAACGTAACGATCCGCCCCTTCCGCCTGGTCTACCCCAAGGCTTGA